The proteins below come from a single Mycolicibacterium sp. TY81 genomic window:
- a CDS encoding cobalamin biosynthesis protein: MFDRSAPRAAGLALGYLADVCWGDPQRGHPVALFGTAAAALERRTYRDNRPAGAGHTAALLVGLGALGFGLERVARGPVAKTLVTAAATYTVLGGTSLARTGADMAARLDRGDVASARELLPSLCGRDPSALDADGLARAALESVAENTSDAQVAPILWGAVAGVPGLLVYRGANTLDAMIGHRNPRYTRFGWAAARFDDVLNYVPARVTGLCVMAASGRPAAAWRAWRADAHKHPSPNAGVAEASFAGALGVRLGGATQYAHRLEMRPTLGVGPAPVPADLRRAVRLTRRVQALAAVLAVGISGAGRSGRRVSARSSARR; encoded by the coding sequence GTGTTTGACAGAAGCGCCCCGAGGGCGGCCGGTCTGGCGCTCGGCTACCTGGCGGATGTGTGCTGGGGCGATCCGCAGCGCGGTCATCCGGTAGCGCTCTTCGGTACGGCCGCGGCCGCCCTGGAACGCCGCACGTACCGCGACAACCGGCCGGCCGGGGCCGGTCACACGGCCGCGCTGCTGGTCGGTCTGGGGGCGCTGGGTTTCGGGCTGGAACGCGTCGCGCGCGGCCCGGTGGCGAAGACATTGGTCACTGCCGCGGCGACCTACACGGTGCTGGGGGGCACGTCGCTGGCCCGCACCGGCGCCGACATGGCGGCGCGACTGGACCGCGGCGACGTGGCCTCGGCCCGTGAGCTACTGCCGTCCCTGTGCGGCCGGGATCCGTCGGCGCTCGATGCGGACGGGCTGGCCCGCGCCGCGCTGGAATCGGTTGCGGAGAACACGTCCGACGCGCAGGTCGCGCCGATCCTGTGGGGCGCGGTCGCCGGGGTGCCGGGGCTGCTGGTGTACCGCGGCGCCAACACCCTCGACGCGATGATCGGTCACCGCAACCCGCGCTACACCCGGTTCGGTTGGGCGGCAGCACGATTCGACGACGTCCTCAACTACGTGCCGGCGCGCGTGACGGGGCTGTGCGTCATGGCGGCCTCCGGTCGGCCCGCCGCGGCGTGGCGCGCCTGGCGTGCCGACGCGCACAAACATCCGAGCCCCAATGCCGGTGTCGCGGAAGCGTCGTTCGCCGGTGCCCTGGGTGTGCGGCTCGGGGGCGCAACGCAGTACGCGCACCGGCTCGAGATGCGGCCGACGCTGGGCGTCGGGCCCGCGCCCGTGCCCGCCGATCTGCGCCGGGCGGTGCGACTGACCCGCCGGGTGCAGGCGCTGGCGGCCGTGCTGGCCGTCGGGATCAGCGGCGCCGGCCGTAGCGGTCGGCGAGTTTCCGCTCGGTCTTCTGCTCGGCGGTGA
- a CDS encoding SURF1 family protein, which translates to MRRLGFLLRPQWLALFVVVIAFAYLCFTVLAPWQLGKNTRTSRENNQIASSLNTEPAPLISVLPHQDSSAPDAQWRRLTATGHYRPEAQVLVRLRTDDGDPSYEVLTPFAVDGGPTVLVNRGYVKQGDGPGVPPFAAPPTGTVTITGRLRDAEPIMSGKEPFKQDGIQQVYSIAPTQISQLTGVPLTAEYLQLVDGQPGGLGVIALPHLDAGPFLSYGIQWIAFGIVAPIGLGYFVMAEIRQRRLEKAQSGSSTETSGGPDPGPNAEEPAAPLTAEQKTERKLADRYGRRR; encoded by the coding sequence ATGCGCCGGCTCGGGTTCCTGCTCCGGCCGCAGTGGCTGGCGCTGTTCGTCGTGGTGATCGCGTTCGCCTACCTGTGCTTCACGGTGCTCGCGCCGTGGCAGCTGGGCAAGAACACCCGCACCTCGCGGGAGAACAACCAGATCGCGTCGTCGCTGAACACCGAACCCGCGCCCCTCATCTCGGTCCTGCCACACCAGGATTCGTCGGCCCCGGACGCGCAGTGGCGGCGGCTGACGGCGACGGGCCACTACCGCCCCGAGGCGCAGGTGCTGGTCCGGCTGCGGACCGACGACGGCGACCCGTCGTACGAAGTGCTGACCCCGTTCGCGGTCGACGGTGGCCCGACGGTGCTGGTGAACCGCGGCTACGTCAAGCAGGGCGACGGGCCGGGCGTGCCGCCGTTCGCCGCGCCGCCGACGGGAACGGTCACGATCACCGGGCGCCTACGCGACGCCGAGCCGATCATGTCGGGCAAGGAACCGTTCAAGCAGGACGGCATCCAGCAGGTCTATTCGATCGCCCCGACGCAGATCTCGCAGCTGACCGGGGTGCCGCTGACGGCGGAGTACCTGCAGCTCGTCGACGGCCAGCCGGGCGGTCTCGGGGTCATCGCGCTCCCCCATCTGGATGCCGGCCCGTTCCTGTCGTACGGCATCCAGTGGATCGCGTTCGGCATCGTCGCACCCATCGGGCTGGGCTACTTCGTGATGGCCGAAATCCGGCAGCGCCGCCTGGAGAAGGCCCAATCCGGTTCGAGCACCGAGACTTCCGGCGGCCCCGACCCCGGCCCGAACGCTGAGGAACCGGCCGCCCCGCTCACCGCCGAGCAGAAGACCGAGCGGAAACTCGCCGACCGCTACGGCCGGCGCCGCTGA
- a CDS encoding low molecular weight protein-tyrosine-phosphatase, with amino-acid sequence MSDPVHVTFICSGNICRSPMAEKMFAHQINERGLADLVRVTSAGTGGWHAGDPADSRAERVLRAHGYPTAHAAAAIDDDHLAADMIVPMGRNHTRILSDLGADPDRVRMMRSFDPRSGAHALDVEDPYYGGIDDFEETFAVIEAALPGLHDWVDKQLAERGD; translated from the coding sequence GTGTCTGACCCCGTGCACGTGACGTTCATCTGTTCGGGCAACATCTGCCGGTCGCCGATGGCCGAGAAGATGTTCGCCCACCAGATCAACGAGCGCGGGCTGGCCGACCTGGTCCGGGTGACCAGCGCCGGCACCGGCGGCTGGCACGCGGGTGACCCGGCCGACAGCCGCGCCGAGCGGGTGCTGCGCGCGCACGGCTACCCCACCGCGCACGCCGCCGCGGCGATCGACGACGACCATCTCGCCGCCGACATGATCGTTCCCATGGGCCGCAACCACACCCGCATCCTGAGCGACCTGGGTGCCGACCCGGACCGGGTCCGGATGATGCGCTCGTTCGACCCGCGGTCGGGCGCCCACGCGCTCGACGTCGAAGACCCGTACTACGGCGGCATCGACGATTTCGAGGAGACCTTCGCGGTCATCGAGGCCGCGCTGCCGGGCCTGCACGACTGGGTCGACAAGCAACTCGCGGAGCGAGGCGACTGA
- a CDS encoding HAD-IA family hydrolase: protein MTPQLVLFDLDGTLTDSAEGIVASFRHALGAVGADIPDGDLVERIVGPPMHVTLGSLGLGEKAADAIAAYRADYTTRGWSMNRMFDGIEDLLADLRAAGVRLAVATSKAEPTARRIVEHFGIHEHFEVVAGASVDGTRSAKADVVAHALAQLAPVPEQVLMVGDRSHDVHGAAHHGIDTVVVDWGYGATDFADDSTVRRVATVAELREVLGV, encoded by the coding sequence GTGACCCCGCAGTTGGTGCTATTCGACCTCGACGGGACGCTGACCGACTCCGCCGAGGGCATCGTCGCCAGCTTCCGTCATGCGCTCGGCGCTGTCGGCGCCGACATCCCCGACGGTGACCTCGTGGAACGGATCGTCGGCCCGCCGATGCACGTGACGCTGGGCTCGCTGGGCCTCGGCGAGAAGGCCGCCGACGCCATCGCCGCCTACCGCGCCGACTACACCACCCGCGGCTGGTCCATGAACCGCATGTTCGACGGCATCGAGGATCTCCTGGCGGACCTGCGGGCCGCGGGAGTGCGCCTGGCCGTCGCGACGTCGAAGGCCGAACCGACCGCCCGGCGCATCGTCGAGCACTTCGGTATCCACGAGCACTTCGAGGTCGTCGCCGGCGCCAGCGTGGACGGCACCCGGTCAGCCAAGGCCGATGTCGTCGCCCATGCCCTCGCCCAGCTGGCCCCGGTACCCGAACAGGTGCTGATGGTCGGCGACCGGTCGCACGACGTGCATGGCGCCGCGCACCACGGCATCGACACCGTCGTCGTCGACTGGGGTTACGGCGCAACCGATTTCGCCGACGATTCGACGGTCCGGCGGGTCGCCACCGTCGCCGAGCTACGGGAGGTGCTGGGTGTCTGA
- the cobC gene encoding Rv2231c family pyridoxal phosphate-dependent protein CobC: MELGARYHGDQAVAPGMLDFAVNVRGAGPPQWLADRLAARLAELGSYPASADVAAAQAAVAARHGRDLDEVALLAGGAEGFALLPLLQPSLAALIAPSFTEPQAVFDAAGVPVAHVVLDAPFRLSGAAVPADADLVVVGNPTNPTGVLHRRDEILALRAPGRIVVVDEAFADAVPGEPESLAGRSLPDVVVLRSLTKTWSLAGLRVGYALGAPEVLARLTAQRPHWPLGTLQLEALTGCSTPAAVAEAEAGARRLADLRAEMAAGLTAAGFAVADGAAPFVLFSVPDAELARKHLAEKGIAVRRCDTFVGLPGGYLRAAVRPEWPVLVEALQEVPW; the protein is encoded by the coding sequence GTGGAACTCGGGGCGCGCTATCACGGCGATCAGGCGGTGGCGCCCGGCATGCTCGACTTCGCGGTGAACGTCCGCGGCGCCGGTCCGCCGCAGTGGCTGGCCGACCGCCTCGCGGCCCGGCTGGCCGAACTGGGCAGTTATCCGGCCTCCGCCGACGTGGCTGCAGCCCAAGCGGCCGTGGCGGCCCGGCACGGCCGTGACCTCGACGAAGTGGCGCTGCTGGCGGGCGGCGCCGAGGGTTTTGCGCTGCTCCCGTTGCTGCAGCCCAGCCTGGCGGCGCTCATCGCGCCGTCGTTCACCGAGCCGCAAGCCGTCTTCGACGCCGCCGGCGTGCCCGTCGCGCACGTGGTGCTGGACGCGCCGTTCCGGCTGTCCGGCGCGGCGGTGCCGGCGGACGCGGACCTCGTGGTTGTGGGCAATCCCACCAATCCGACCGGCGTCCTGCACCGCCGCGACGAGATTCTGGCGCTGCGGGCACCCGGTCGCATCGTCGTCGTCGACGAGGCCTTCGCCGACGCGGTGCCCGGTGAACCGGAGTCGCTGGCCGGGCGGTCGCTGCCCGACGTCGTGGTGCTGCGCAGCCTGACCAAGACGTGGTCGCTGGCCGGGCTGCGGGTCGGCTACGCGCTGGGCGCGCCCGAGGTGCTGGCGCGGCTGACGGCGCAGCGGCCGCACTGGCCGCTGGGCACGCTGCAGTTGGAGGCGTTGACGGGGTGCAGCACGCCGGCCGCGGTCGCCGAGGCCGAGGCCGGGGCGCGCCGGTTGGCCGACCTGCGGGCCGAGATGGCGGCGGGTCTGACGGCGGCGGGTTTCGCGGTGGCCGACGGTGCCGCACCCTTCGTGTTGTTCTCGGTGCCGGACGCCGAGCTGGCCCGGAAGCACCTGGCGGAGAAGGGGATTGCGGTGCGCCGCTGCGACACGTTCGTCGGCCTGCCCGGCGGCTACCTGCGCGCCGCGGTCCGCCCGGAATGGCCGGTCCTCGTCGAAGCCCTACAGGAGGTGCCCTGGTGA
- a CDS encoding Nif3-like dinuclear metal center hexameric protein — protein sequence MSVPLRDVIAALDRAYPPALAHSWDSVGLVCGDPSEAVESVTVAVDATAAVAASVPEGGLLLAHHPLLLRGVDTVAADTGKGALIHSLIRRGAALFSAHTNADAAAPGVSDALAEALGLQVEGVLDPAEARADLDKWVVFVPHVNADAVRDAMFAAGGGQIGDYSHCSWATMGVGQFLPHEGATPTIGMVGAIEQVAEDRVEVIAPSRLRRAVLTAMRAAHPYEEPAFDVLTLAPLPSDVGIGRICSLPEPEPLSAFASRVARGLPTTSWGVRAAGDPDALVSRVAVCGGAGDSLLGAVTRSGVDVYVTSDLRHHPADEHRRASDVALVDVAHWASEFPWCEQAAGVLRAQFGDALPVRVSQIRTDPWNVEITC from the coding sequence GTGAGTGTGCCGCTGCGTGACGTCATCGCCGCGCTGGACCGCGCCTACCCGCCGGCGCTCGCGCACAGCTGGGACTCCGTGGGCCTGGTGTGCGGTGACCCGTCCGAGGCCGTGGAGTCGGTGACCGTCGCGGTCGACGCCACCGCGGCCGTCGCCGCGTCGGTGCCCGAGGGCGGACTGCTGCTGGCGCACCATCCGCTGCTGCTGCGCGGCGTCGACACCGTGGCCGCCGACACCGGCAAGGGCGCCCTGATCCACTCGCTGATCCGCCGCGGCGCGGCGCTGTTCAGCGCGCACACCAATGCCGATGCGGCCGCGCCCGGGGTGTCGGACGCCCTCGCCGAGGCACTGGGCCTGCAGGTCGAGGGTGTGCTCGACCCCGCCGAGGCGCGCGCTGACCTGGACAAATGGGTCGTGTTCGTGCCGCACGTGAACGCCGACGCGGTGCGGGACGCGATGTTCGCCGCCGGTGGCGGCCAGATCGGCGACTACTCGCACTGCAGCTGGGCGACCATGGGCGTAGGCCAGTTCCTGCCGCACGAGGGCGCGACACCGACCATCGGCATGGTCGGCGCCATCGAGCAGGTCGCCGAGGACCGCGTCGAGGTGATCGCGCCGTCCCGGCTGCGGCGGGCGGTGCTGACGGCGATGCGCGCGGCGCACCCCTATGAGGAACCGGCGTTCGACGTGCTCACGCTGGCGCCGCTGCCGTCGGACGTCGGGATCGGGCGCATCTGCTCGTTGCCGGAGCCGGAACCGTTGTCGGCCTTCGCGTCCCGCGTCGCGCGCGGCCTGCCCACCACATCGTGGGGGGTACGGGCAGCGGGCGATCCGGACGCCCTGGTGTCACGCGTCGCGGTCTGCGGGGGCGCCGGCGACTCGCTGCTGGGCGCGGTGACGAGGTCGGGAGTCGATGTCTACGTGACGTCCGATCTGCGCCATCATCCCGCCGACGAGCACCGCCGCGCATCGGACGTGGCGCTGGTCGATGTAGCGCATTGGGCGAGTGAATTTCCGTGGTGCGAGCAGGCCGCCGGGGTCTTGCGTGCACAATTCGGTGATGCGTTGCCGGTGCGGGTCAGCCAGATCCGTACCGACCCCTGGAACGTCGAGATAACCTGCTGA
- a CDS encoding zinc ribbon domain-containing protein — protein MKAEVSQQRLLLEVAEVDAALTRLTHRSTHLVEQQRFDAVQAEHREANDRLAALSIAVEDLDAQIAKFESEIDAVRQREARDQKLMDSGSVGAKQVAELQHELETLQRRQAALEEQQLEIMERREELQGERNEELALIDALQGDLTSAQVERDQALVSIDESRKVAADRRKALLDSVSPELAEMYEKQRKLGGPGAGLLQGSRCGACRIDLDRGELSRVSAAAPDDVLRCPECGAILVRVKDFRAGETGL, from the coding sequence ATGAAAGCTGAAGTGTCGCAACAACGTTTGTTGCTCGAGGTGGCCGAAGTGGACGCCGCGCTGACCCGCCTGACGCACCGGTCGACGCACCTGGTCGAGCAGCAGCGCTTCGACGCCGTGCAGGCAGAGCACCGCGAGGCCAACGATCGGTTGGCGGCGCTGAGCATCGCTGTCGAGGATTTGGACGCGCAGATCGCCAAGTTCGAGTCCGAGATCGACGCCGTGCGTCAGCGTGAGGCCCGTGACCAGAAGCTGATGGACAGTGGTTCGGTCGGCGCCAAGCAGGTGGCCGAACTGCAGCACGAGCTCGAGACGCTGCAGCGCCGGCAGGCCGCTCTCGAGGAGCAGCAGCTGGAGATCATGGAGCGTCGGGAAGAGCTGCAGGGTGAGCGGAACGAGGAACTGGCCCTGATCGACGCGTTGCAGGGGGATCTGACCTCGGCGCAGGTCGAGCGCGACCAGGCGCTGGTGTCCATCGACGAGTCGCGCAAGGTCGCTGCCGACCGGCGCAAAGCGCTGCTGGACTCGGTGTCCCCGGAACTTGCCGAGATGTACGAGAAACAGCGCAAGCTGGGCGGCCCCGGCGCGGGGCTGCTCCAGGGCAGCCGCTGCGGCGCCTGCCGCATCGACCTGGATCGTGGTGAGCTGTCCCGGGTTTCGGCGGCCGCCCCCGACGACGTGCTGCGCTGCCCCGAGTGCGGGGCGATCCTGGTGCGGGTCAAGGACTTCCGTGCGGGAGAAACCGGTCTGTGA
- a CDS encoding bifunctional RNase H/acid phosphatase has translation MRVLVEADGGSRGNPGPAGYGAVVFSADRAEVLAESSASIGVATNNVAEYRGLIAGLEAAAALDADDVAVSMDSKLVVEQMSGRWQVKHPDLIPLNREAVALARRFGRVSYTWIPRAQNAHADRLANEAMDAAASAPVAAPVPVVVPEPKATAAQPAAPGWTGAVGAPTRFLLLRHGQTELSVHRRYSGRGNPPLTDLGREQAAAAAAYVAGIEGISAVISSPLQRALDTAKAAASALDLDVTVDDDLIETDFGAWEGLTFREAAERDPELHRSWLGDTSVAPPDGESFDTVTHRIRRARNRIIAEHGATTVLVVSHVTPIKTILRQALDAGPGILYRLHLDLASLSIAEFFGDGGSAVRLVNQTAYL, from the coding sequence GTGAGAGTTCTGGTCGAGGCCGACGGTGGGTCGCGCGGCAACCCGGGACCCGCAGGCTATGGCGCCGTGGTGTTTTCCGCCGACCGGGCCGAGGTGCTCGCCGAGAGCAGCGCCTCCATCGGCGTGGCGACCAACAACGTCGCCGAGTACCGAGGTCTGATCGCGGGGCTGGAGGCCGCGGCCGCACTGGACGCCGACGACGTTGCGGTGTCGATGGATTCGAAGCTCGTGGTCGAGCAGATGTCGGGCCGCTGGCAGGTCAAGCACCCGGACCTGATCCCGTTGAACCGCGAGGCGGTGGCGCTGGCCCGGCGGTTCGGGCGGGTGAGCTACACGTGGATTCCGCGGGCGCAGAACGCGCACGCCGACCGGTTGGCCAACGAGGCCATGGACGCCGCGGCGTCGGCGCCGGTGGCGGCCCCGGTGCCTGTGGTGGTTCCGGAGCCGAAAGCCACTGCGGCACAACCGGCGGCCCCCGGGTGGACCGGTGCCGTCGGGGCGCCGACGCGGTTCCTGCTGCTGCGCCACGGGCAGACCGAGCTGTCGGTGCACCGCCGCTACTCGGGTCGGGGCAACCCTCCGCTCACCGATTTGGGGCGCGAGCAGGCCGCGGCGGCCGCGGCGTATGTCGCTGGTATCGAGGGCATCTCGGCCGTGATCAGCTCTCCGTTGCAGCGGGCGCTGGACACCGCGAAGGCGGCGGCGAGTGCGCTCGACCTTGATGTCACCGTCGACGACGACCTGATCGAGACCGACTTCGGTGCCTGGGAAGGCCTGACCTTCCGCGAAGCGGCCGAACGGGATCCGGAATTGCACCGCAGCTGGCTGGGGGACACCAGCGTCGCGCCGCCGGATGGGGAGAGCTTCGATACGGTGACGCACCGGATTCGCCGCGCCCGCAACCGGATCATTGCCGAGCACGGCGCGACGACGGTACTCGTGGTCTCGCATGTCACGCCGATCAAGACGATCCTGCGGCAGGCGCTCGATGCGGGGCCCGGCATCCTGTACCGCCTGCACCTGGATCTGGCGTCGCTGAGCATCGCGGAGTTCTTCGGCGACGGCGGTTCCGCGGTCCGGTTGGTCAATCAGACCGCTTATCTCTAA
- a CDS encoding LuxR C-terminal-related transcriptional regulator: protein MATLIAGHAATTTGADRLHSLGRNLRDPGAYHELDRQLDRFRRRLERQRSAGTATEDVLAGVQRLRRELSRRAVAHGAGRVTAIRHAVDSLRGTSSRETIKAAMTLLCRDFGFSRVMVSTVREHDWLPRHLHGRGATSLSFHGFSVGVPVRFEETEAEAALIRGRHGVVVSRPTASARLDYLAAPITVGGAVIGMLHADFPEAPGTTVMDQFDLLEAFAECLAVVYERAVLAEKVSQQRVEVDKLCATMDHLMTRPAPGGAVVSDAGECEPDVQPTSAPVVAAELTPREREVMSYVATGATNRDIARCLEISEGTVKSHLKRIAEKFGTTNRAAALAMYLAMDAGVGSGRSR from the coding sequence ATGGCCACGCTCATCGCCGGGCACGCTGCGACGACGACGGGAGCGGACCGCCTGCACTCGCTAGGCCGCAATCTTCGCGATCCCGGCGCATACCACGAGCTGGACCGGCAACTCGACCGCTTCCGCCGCCGCCTCGAACGCCAGCGCAGTGCCGGCACCGCGACCGAAGACGTGTTGGCCGGCGTCCAGCGGCTCCGTCGTGAGCTGAGCCGTCGCGCGGTGGCCCATGGTGCCGGGCGCGTGACCGCCATTCGCCACGCCGTCGATTCGTTGCGCGGCACCTCGTCGCGGGAGACCATCAAGGCCGCCATGACACTGCTGTGCCGGGACTTCGGATTCAGCCGCGTCATGGTCTCCACGGTCCGCGAGCACGATTGGCTGCCGCGGCATCTGCATGGCCGCGGTGCGACATCGCTGTCCTTCCATGGGTTCTCGGTGGGCGTGCCCGTCCGGTTCGAGGAAACCGAGGCAGAGGCCGCCCTGATCCGCGGGCGACACGGCGTCGTCGTGTCCCGCCCGACCGCGTCGGCCCGGCTGGACTACCTCGCGGCACCGATCACCGTCGGCGGCGCGGTGATCGGGATGCTGCACGCCGATTTCCCCGAAGCCCCCGGCACCACGGTCATGGATCAGTTCGATCTGCTCGAGGCATTCGCCGAATGCCTGGCCGTGGTGTACGAGCGGGCCGTTCTGGCAGAGAAGGTCTCGCAGCAGCGCGTCGAGGTCGACAAACTCTGCGCCACAATGGATCACCTCATGACGCGGCCCGCACCGGGTGGCGCTGTCGTGTCGGATGCAGGCGAGTGCGAGCCGGATGTCCAGCCGACGAGCGCGCCCGTCGTCGCGGCCGAGCTGACCCCGCGTGAGCGGGAGGTCATGTCCTACGTGGCGACCGGAGCCACCAATCGCGACATCGCGCGCTGTCTGGAGATCTCCGAGGGCACCGTCAAATCCCATCTCAAGCGCATCGCCGAGAAATTCGGCACCACCAACCGCGCGGCCGCCCTCGCGATGTATCTGGCCATGGATGCCGGCGTGGGGAGCGGACGGTCGCGATGA